A single region of the Vicia villosa cultivar HV-30 ecotype Madison, WI linkage group LG4, Vvil1.0, whole genome shotgun sequence genome encodes:
- the LOC131595137 gene encoding protein GAMETE CELL DEFECTIVE 1, mitochondrial-like has protein sequence MQTINRFISVTRRLTTELRHENLLHFRAFSTTTPGGGSLDHANWETPSTWSTGLTKDHFNGEANPQTTLSDLQEMEDKLQELEEENRKSKSYVDSWKKRMADTCVLLKQVREPGARGSYLKDSEKAEMYRLHKKDPEVYTVEKLAKDYRIMRQRVHAILWLKQLEEEEEKKLGHRLDDSVELLLDTFPEFFISHDREFHVASLPYKPDFKVMPEGWDGITKDLDEVHYEISKKEDDMLYRDFVEKMNFNKKKMAGEVKCHKYSRRRPEDGWTFTVEKMGARGKRGGGGGWKFASMPDGSTRPLNEIEKMYVKRETPRPRRRILP, from the exons ATGCAAACCATCAACCGTTTCATCTCCGTCACAAGAAGACTCACCACCGAACTCCGCCACGAAAACCTCCTCCATTTCAGAGCATTCTCAACCACAACTCCGGGAGGAGGATCCCTCGACCACGCGAATTGGGAAACACCTTCCACATGGTCAACCGGCCTAACAAAGGACCACTTCAACGGCGAGGCGAATCCTCAAACAACTCTCTCCGATCTCCAAGAGATGGAAGACAAGCTTCAGGAATTGGAAGAGGAGAATCGGAAGAGCAAATCGTATGTTGATAGCTGGAAGAAACGAATGGCCGATACGTGTGTGTTGCTGAAACAGGTTCGTGAGCCTGGTGCGAGAGGATCGTATTTGAAGGATAGTGAGAAAGCTGAGATGTATCGGTTGCATAAGAAGGATCCTGAGGTTTATACTGTTGAGAAGCTTGCTAAGGATTATAGGATTATGAGACAGAGAGTTCATGccattctttggcttaagcagcttgaagaggaagaagagaagaagctTGGTCACCGGCTTGATGATTCCGTTGAGCTCTTGCTCGATACTTTTCCAGA ATTTTTCATTTCCCATGATAGGGAGTTCCATGTGGCGTCTCTTCCTTATAAACCTGACTTTAAGGTGATGCCTGAAGGGTGGGATGGCATTACTAAAGATTTGGATGAAGTTCATTATGAAATTTCCAAAAAGGAGGATGATATGCTTTATCGAGATTTTGTTGAAAAGATGAACTTCAACAAGAAGAAA ATGGCTGGAGAGGTGAAATGCCACAAGTATAGTCGACGACGCCCTGAAGATGGATGGACTTTTACTGTAGAGAAAATGGGAGCCCGGGGGAAGCGAGGAGGTGGCGGGGGTTGGAAATTTGCTAGCATGCCCGATGGATCAACCCGACCACTGAATGAGATTGAGAAAATGTATGTGAAGCGAGAAACTCCACGCCCGCGACGCAGGATCCTTCCTTGA
- the LOC131599624 gene encoding large ribosomal subunit protein eL27-like — protein MVKFLKPNKAVIVLQGRYAGKKAVIVKNFDDGTRERAYGHALVAGIKKYPSKVIKKDSAKKTAKKSRVKAFVKLVNYQHLMPTRYTLDVDLKEVVTNDALVSKDKKVTALKEAKKRFEERFKTGKNRWFFTKLRF, from the coding sequence ATGGTGAAATTCCTCAAGCCTAACAAAGCCGTCATCGTCCTCCAAGGACGCTACGCAGGGAAGAAGGCTGTCATCGTGAAGAACTTCGACGATGGAACCCGCGAACGTGCTTACGGTCATGCTTTGGTTGCAGGGATCAAGAAGTACCCAAGCAAGGTCATTAAGAAGGATTCGGCGAAGAAAACCGCTAAGAAATCGCGCGTGAAGGCCTTTGTGAAGCTTGTTAACTATCAGCATCTGATGCCTACTCGTTACACTTTGGATGTGGATTTGAAGGAGGTGGTTACCAATGATGCGCTTGTGAGTAAGGATAAGAAGGTTACTGCTTTGAAGGAGGCGAAGAAGAGGTTTGAAGAGAGGTTTAAGACCGGGAAGAACAGGTGGTTCTTTACCAAGCTCAGGTTTTGA